A portion of the Leptidea sinapis chromosome 13, ilLepSina1.1, whole genome shotgun sequence genome contains these proteins:
- the LOC126967475 gene encoding general odorant-binding protein 2-like, translating to LKRVSMSFLPLIITAHLIRSSVLLHQHTVRIIMAWAAFFLVAMVVSYVEGTAEVMSHVTAHFGKSLEECREESGLSPEVLEAFQHFWSEDFEVVHRELGCALICMSNKFSLMNDDATMHHVNMHDYIKGFPQGELLSEKMVGLIHNCEKQFDDVKDDCSRVVKVAACFKVDAKKAGIAPEVAMIEAVMEKY from the exons ttaaaaagagtatcaatgagtttcttgccactaaTCATTACTGCTCACCTTATTCGTAGTTCCGTTCTTCTACATCAACATACTGTACGA ATCATAATGGCTTGGGCTGCATTTTTTCTGGTGGCTATGGTGGTCAGTTATGTGGAGGGGACTGCGGAAGTTATGAGCCATGTCACTGCCCACTTTGGGAAATCTTTAGAAGAATGTCGGGAAGAG TCTGGATTAAGTCCGGAAGTCCTGGAAGCATTTCAACACTTCTGGAGTGAGGACTTCGAGGTGGTGCACAGGGAGCTGGGGTGTGCTCTCATCTGCATGTCCAATAAGTTCTCCCTGATGAATGATGATGCAACGATGCATCACGTTAACATGCATGACTATATCAAAGGTTTTCCACAAG GTGAGCTGCTCTCAGAGAAGATGGTGGGACTGATACACAACTGTGAGAAACAGTTCGATGACGTCAAGGACGACTGCAGCAGAGTGGTGAAGGTCGCAGCCTGCTTCAAGGTGGACGCGAAGAAGGCAGGGATCGCGCCTGAGGTGGCGATGATTGAAGCCGTCATGGAGAAATACTAG